In Mastomys coucha isolate ucsf_1 unplaced genomic scaffold, UCSF_Mcou_1 pScaffold20, whole genome shotgun sequence, one DNA window encodes the following:
- the Cav2 gene encoding caveolin-2 isoform X2 has translation MQILRSMLTRVTTGILTGSTLISRLDNSILSLQLGFEDLIAEPETTHSFDKVWICSHALFEISKYVIYKFLTVFLAIPLAFVAGILFATLSCLHIWILMPFVKTCLMVLPSVQTIWKSVTDVVIGPLCTSVGRTFSSVSVQLSHD, from the exons ATGCAGATCCTGAGAAGTATGTTGACTCGAGTCACGACCGGGATCCTCACCGGCTCAACTCTCATCTCAAG GTTGGACAACAGCATCTTGTCTCTGCAGCTAGGCTTCGAGGATCTGATTGCAGAGCCTGAGACTACACACTCCTTTGACAAAGTGTGGATCTGCAGCCATGCCCTCTTTGAAATCAGCAAATATGTTATCTACAAGTTCCTGACGGTGTTTCTGGCCATCCCCTTGGCCTTCGTTGCGGGTATCCTGTTTGCTACCCTCAGCTGTCTGCACATCTG gATCCTAATGCCATTTGTGAAGACATGCCTAATGGTCTTGCCTTCCGTGCAGACGATATGGAAAAGTGTGACAGACGTTGTCATTGGTCCATTGTGTACAAGTGTGGGACGCACCTTCTCATCTGTTAGCGTGCAACTGAGCCACGACTGA
- the Cav2 gene encoding caveolin-2 isoform X1, protein MGLETEKADVQLFMADDAYSHHSGVDYADPEKYVDSSHDRDPHRLNSHLKLGFEDLIAEPETTHSFDKVWICSHALFEISKYVIYKFLTVFLAIPLAFVAGILFATLSCLHIWILMPFVKTCLMVLPSVQTIWKSVTDVVIGPLCTSVGRTFSSVSVQLSHD, encoded by the exons ATGGGGCTGGAGACCGAGAAGGCCGATGTGCAGCTTTTCATGGCCGATGACGCCTACAGCCACCACAGTGGCGTCGACTATGCAGATCCTGAGAAGTATGTTGACTCGAGTCACGACCGGGATCCTCACCGGCTCAACTCTCATCTCAAG CTAGGCTTCGAGGATCTGATTGCAGAGCCTGAGACTACACACTCCTTTGACAAAGTGTGGATCTGCAGCCATGCCCTCTTTGAAATCAGCAAATATGTTATCTACAAGTTCCTGACGGTGTTTCTGGCCATCCCCTTGGCCTTCGTTGCGGGTATCCTGTTTGCTACCCTCAGCTGTCTGCACATCTG gATCCTAATGCCATTTGTGAAGACATGCCTAATGGTCTTGCCTTCCGTGCAGACGATATGGAAAAGTGTGACAGACGTTGTCATTGGTCCATTGTGTACAAGTGTGGGACGCACCTTCTCATCTGTTAGCGTGCAACTGAGCCACGACTGA